TCGCTACTCGTTGAGGTAGCGGTTGGCTTCGTTTGTGCTAGAGCCAGCGACCCGCTTAGGAGCATCACTGTGATGAGGTAAAGGAGAGCTTTTCGTGTCATAAGATTTAGATAGAGAGTTGTATTTGCTGTGCAAAGATAAGTGTTTAGTGAATAGCTTTTAGGAAGTCGCGAACGATATCTGCCGAGGTCTCCTGCCTGCCGTCTGGTAGACGTTGAGATGCTGAGCCATGTATCTCCTGAGCACCCGTCTCGGTGAGTATGCGCCGGATGTTGCTCGCCGTCACACCGCCCCCAGGGAGTATCGTAATGGCTCCTGCAGCTCGCTCGATGAGCTGACGAATGATCGGGATGCCCAGTTCGGCAGTCTCCCGAGTACCAGAGGTGAGGATACGGGTGCAGCCCAATGTGCAGATCGTCTCCATATCCACTAGCGGGTTCTGCGACTGATCAAACGCCCTGTGAAACGTGAAGGAGACTCCCTGAGACCGCTCCACGAGTCGTCTTGTAGCGACCTCATCGACAGTGCCAGCGGGCGTCATAGCACCACTGACGATAGCATCGACGTAGGGTAGTGCCGCCTCGATGTCTCGCTCCATGACGCGTAGCTCCTCCTCGGAGTAGACGAAGTCTCCCTCTCGCGGGCGGATCAAGACATGGATGCGAAGCTCGGGATAGAGGGCGCGCACCTCTCTGAGGAGTCCTAGGGAAGGTGTCAGTCCCCCTACGGATAGTGCGGAGCATAGCTCTATACGCTTAGCTCCTCCCGCCACAGCGGCCTGCACACTTCTCAAGCTGGCTGTGCACACCTCTAGCGTGTAGTCTCTTACCTCGCTGCGGTTGTCAAAAGTCTCTTCCTGCGTCATACTATATTATAGTAGGTTGTCTCTTAAGTTTAGTGGTTTTTGCTTCTTTAGTCAAGTGGTTTTGCTGCTTAGCCACGACAAACTTACTAAAAATGACTCGTAATAGACACGCTCTAGCCTCAGTGCCACATGTCATACGAGTGGGCGGATGTAGGAAGTGGCATACCTGCTATTAGCTATGATCTTCCTTTGCAGCAGGTCAATGGGGGCAGATGGTGGGGGCGTGTCAGGCGAGGTCGAAGGTGTGCCACGAGCCGTGCCAGAGGTCGACGGTGAGGAGCTTGCCGAGGAGGGAGGGCGTCTGCCCTAAGGCTAGCTGGAGCGTTTGACTCGCTTGGATGCTGCCGATGACGCCAGCGGTGGCACCGATGACGCCGGGCGGTACGATCTCCTCTGCGCTGTGCGGCTCGCTGTACAGGTCGCGGTAGCGTAGAGTACTAGAGGACGCAAAGATGGTACATTGTCCTCGCCACCCTTCGATAGCACCATGGACAAGTGGCTTGGCGGCGCTGCGGGTGTAGTCGTCTAGGAGATAGCGTGTGGGGTAGTTGTCCGTAGCGTCGACGATGATCTGATAGTCGGCTAGTAGGGTCGCCACATTGGTCTCATTAAGTCGCTCAGTGATGGCTTCGATCTGGAGGGTACTATTGAGCGCGGTGAGACGCTTTTGCGCCTGGATAGCTTTGGGGTGTGCGAGGTCGGCCTCACAGTAGAGGATTTGACGCTGGAGGTTGGAGGGGGAGACAACATCGCAGTCGATGATGGCGATGCGCCCGATGCCTGCAGCTGTGAGGTAGTAGAGTATAGGTGCTCCCAAGCCCCCAGCGCCAACGACTGCCACGCTCGTCTGAGCGAGTAGTCGCTGACCCTCGGGACCTATCTCGGGGAGCTGTAGCTGACGCGCATATCGTGCGCCGTCAGTGATGCCAGCGTTGTCGTGGGGCGTGCGGGTTACATCCACTGGTCCCAGTCTTTCCAGATGACTTCGTAACCCTGTGCTTTGATAGCAGCGATCATCTCTTCGGGAGAGCGTGAGTCGTTGATCGAGAACTGCTCTAGCTCAGGATTAGGATCGACATAACCGCCAGGCTGCGTGCTACTGCCAGCACTCATAGAGTTGGCACCGATGCGTACCGCCATATCTCTGAAGGCACTGCTCTCGCGAGTGGATAGGGAGATCTCGACCTCGGGATCGAAGATGCGGTAAGCGCAGATGAGCTGTACCATCTGACGGTCGTTGATCGGGTCTGCAGGCATATAGGAGCCTACGTGCGGACGCAGACGGGGCAGCGAGATTGAGTACTTGGTCTGCCAGTGGTGGCTCTCAAGATAGTCTAGGTGTAGCGCGGTAAAGAAAGCATCCGTGCGCCAGTTGTCTAGTCCTAGGAGGGCTCCAATACCGACCTTGCGAAAGCCTGCCTCGGCGGCTCTGTCGGGCGTCTCTAAGCGGAAACGGTAGTTGGCCTTGAGCCCCTTGGGGTGAAAGCGTGGATAGCTCTCCTCGTTGTAGGTCTCCTGATAGACGCAGACGTAGTGAGCGCCCGCCTCGACGAGAACTTTGTAATCCTCGACAGACATAGGCTGTACCTCGATGGATATTTGCGCAAACATGGGGCGTATGAGCTCGATGACCTGACGGTAGTACTCGACTCCGGCATGCTTTGGAGACTCGCCCGCCACGAGAAGGATATGGGTGAAGCCCATGTCGGCGATAGCTTTTGCCTCAGCCTGCACCTCCTCCATGGTGAGTACCTTGCGGACGATTTTGTTCTCCTGATTGAACCCACAGTAGACGCAGTGGTTGTGGCAATAGTTAGAGAGGTAGAGAGGCTCGTACATGCGTATGGTTTTGCCAAAGCGCTCGATGCTGAGCTGCTGTGCTTTGGTCGCCATAGCGTCTAGGTAAGCATCTCCTGCGGGGGAGATGAGTGCCTTGAAGTCGCGTAGCGTAGGCGTAGCTGTGGCGATGGCGTGCTCTACATCTTGAGCAGTAAAGGTGTCAAACTCAGCACACTCCTGCTCCCAATTGTACTGCTGCTTATAATCGTAGAATGTCATTAGTCAAAGAATCCTTGGAGTGGTGAAGTGGCGGTGGCGGTCATATCGGTGGCGGGCTGGTGCAGACCCATCTCGTAAGCTGAGCGACCAGCCTCGACAGCTTTTCTAAAGGCGGTGGCCATAGCTACTGGGTCGGCAGCGGTAGAGATAGCGGTATTGACGAGTACCGCATCGGCACCAAGCTCCATAGCCTCGGCAGCGTGTGAGGGGCGACCGATGCCAGCGTCTACAACTACGGGGACGGTGCTCTCTGCGATGATAATACGTAGCATATCTCGCGTGGTGAGTCCCATATTGCTACCGATCGGAGCGCCGAGGGGCATGACGCAAGGTGCACCGACCTCCTCGAGTCGCTTACAGAGCACAGGGTCTGCCTGTATGTATGGCATGACGATGAAGCCCTCCTTGACGAGTTGCTCGGTGGCGCGGAGCGTCTCCATAGCATCGGGGAGAAGGTACTTAGGGTCAGGGTGTACCTCTAGTTTGATCCAGTTGGTCTGTAGTGCCTCACGGGCTAGTTGTGCGGCGTAGACCGCCTCGTCGGCATTGCGTGCACCAGAGGTATTGGGTAGGATGATGACATTGGGGCGTGTGATGCTCTCAATGAGTGTATCGTGGAGGCCTGCAGAGGTCTCTACTCGGCGAAGCGCGACGGTGATAAGCTCGCTGCCAGAAGCGTCGAGGGCGTCTGACATAAGTTGATTGTTGGCAAATTTGCCAGTTCCGATGAAGAGGCGCGAGGTGAAGTCGTGGTCTCCGATTTTCAATGACTTAGTCTGCATGTATATAGTAAATTAGAATGTATGTCTATAGAATATATTTAGGAAAGCTTGATCTGTGATGCCGTAACTGCGATACGACTTGGGCCATATCGGTGGCATGCTCGATGGCACCGCTCACGGCGATGCCGTCAATGTTTTCGTTGCCTAAGAGCGTCTCAGCATCTTCCGGCTGTATGCCTCCGATAGCCACGATCAGAGGAAGGGTGTAGCAGCGATCTCTCTCTAGAGCTTGCTGAGCGATCTGCGAGATCCCCTCTAAGCCCAAGATAGGAGCGAGGAGAGCTTTGGTCTG
The sequence above is a segment of the Porphyromonas vaginalis genome. Coding sequences within it:
- a CDS encoding thiazole synthase, with amino-acid sequence MQTKSLKIGDHDFTSRLFIGTGKFANNQLMSDALDASGSELITVALRRVETSAGLHDTLIESITRPNVIILPNTSGARNADEAVYAAQLAREALQTNWIKLEVHPDPKYLLPDAMETLRATEQLVKEGFIVMPYIQADPVLCKRLEEVGAPCVMPLGAPIGSNMGLTTRDMLRIIIAESTVPVVVDAGIGRPSHAAEAMELGADAVLVNTAISTAADPVAMATAFRKAVEAGRSAYEMGLHQPATDMTATATSPLQGFFD
- a CDS encoding HesA/MoeB/ThiF family protein, which gives rise to MDVTRTPHDNAGITDGARYARQLQLPEIGPEGQRLLAQTSVAVVGAGGLGAPILYYLTAAGIGRIAIIDCDVVSPSNLQRQILYCEADLAHPKAIQAQKRLTALNSTLQIEAITERLNETNVATLLADYQIIVDATDNYPTRYLLDDYTRSAAKPLVHGAIEGWRGQCTIFASSSTLRYRDLYSEPHSAEEIVPPGVIGATAGVIGSIQASQTLQLALGQTPSLLGKLLTVDLWHGSWHTFDLA
- the thiH gene encoding 2-iminoacetate synthase ThiH, translated to MTFYDYKQQYNWEQECAEFDTFTAQDVEHAIATATPTLRDFKALISPAGDAYLDAMATKAQQLSIERFGKTIRMYEPLYLSNYCHNHCVYCGFNQENKIVRKVLTMEEVQAEAKAIADMGFTHILLVAGESPKHAGVEYYRQVIELIRPMFAQISIEVQPMSVEDYKVLVEAGAHYVCVYQETYNEESYPRFHPKGLKANYRFRLETPDRAAEAGFRKVGIGALLGLDNWRTDAFFTALHLDYLESHHWQTKYSISLPRLRPHVGSYMPADPINDRQMVQLICAYRIFDPEVEISLSTRESSAFRDMAVRIGANSMSAGSSTQPGGYVDPNPELEQFSINDSRSPEEMIAAIKAQGYEVIWKDWDQWM
- a CDS encoding copper homeostasis protein CutC, coding for MTQEETFDNRSEVRDYTLEVCTASLRSVQAAVAGGAKRIELCSALSVGGLTPSLGLLREVRALYPELRIHVLIRPREGDFVYSEEELRVMERDIEAALPYVDAIVSGAMTPAGTVDEVATRRLVERSQGVSFTFHRAFDQSQNPLVDMETICTLGCTRILTSGTRETAELGIPIIRQLIERAAGAITILPGGGVTASNIRRILTETGAQEIHGSASQRLPDGRQETSADIVRDFLKAIH